CCCAGGTGGGCCAACATCTGGTGACGATACATTTCTCACCTATATCACATGTATTGACTTATTGTTAGTGTTTACAGTGTGACTGCTAATGCTATGCAGAGTTGTAGTAGTAGAAAGAAGATTACCAGTGATAGTACTGTATTTGTAAGGGTTTCTAATGTGTAGCTCTCACCATGTGTCTTTATCAGGGAGCCTCGCAGAGTTTTGATCCACCGAGGCTCCACAGGTCTGGGATTCAACATTGTTGGAGGAGAAGACGGAGAGGGAATATTTATCTCCTTCATTCTGGCAGGAGGACCAGCGGACCTCAGTGGGGAGCTGCACAAGGGCGATCAGATCCTTAGTGTAAGGACACTTTCATGTTCATGAAGTTGTCATACATACACGTCTGTGCATCCGATGTGTGACTTTTGTGCCGTAACTGCTAACattcatactgtgtgtgtgtgtgtgcatcaggtGAACGGCGTGGACCTGCGTATGGCCACGCATGAGCAGGCAGCTGCGGCTTTGAAGAACGCAGGACAGACAGTGACCATCATCGCTCAGTATCGACCCGACGGTACAGCCACAACTACACCACAGAGCAACTCTCAAAGTTTATGTCAAATCAGTAAAATGTACTTACTCCCAGATCAGTTTATTTGCGCTTGTATGATTCGTAACAGGCCCAGGtgataattcaataacaatatccACCACACTATGAATTCCTCCAGTGATAAAACCAACATATATATCAATCTGTGCATGCAAGTGTCACTTTCTGCCTGTAAAGAAATGTAAAACCACCTTCTTCTTCAAATTTTActccagaaaaaaacattatcacaacagtattcagattattttttgaTATAATAAGCTTTTGGGCCATATTATCCAACCCTAAAACCtcattacaaaaataaattggAAATCTAGGCAATGGACAATGTAGTTAGTAAAATTGAAGTCTACTATCAGACACATTCACTGAATTGTGGCTGAGCGATTGTTTTCAGTATCATCTCACTCCCTGGCTTTGAGTCACTTTACATTAAATGATTTAATCTAATTCTTCTACcagaaatatttttatatatataataatggctttttttttttgcaaaatgtgtttttgcaataTGTTTTAATGGCTTATGAGGCAAAGCTATCATGTATGTGACTATAAGTCACAACAGGTCATTATGGGCttgtatctgtgttgtttcaGAGTACAGTCGTTTTGAGGCGAAGATCCATGACTTGAGAGAACAGTTGATGAACAGCAGTATGGGCTCTGGGACCACAACACTCAGGAGCAACCCAAAGAGAGGCTTCTATATCAGGTCTCACACTTAAATAgtacaaacacaatgaaacaacTTTGACTGTGAAGCACAAATACACCTGGTGTTTAAGAGAGAGCATAGTCCTCTGAAAGTTCTGAATAAGAATGAAAAGCTTGTGTTCACAACATTGTTCGTCACAGGTTCACAGGTTGTGTTCAGGGTGTCTATGACACTAACTCAGACATTTGTACtgtgcaaatttaaaaaataaatgccccatatttgcactttttaatgGAAAAACTGTCAACTTTGAGAAGAAACACTCATTCGAAGCACGTCACAGCGCCGCACAGAATACAAATGTACCAACACAGGAATGAGCCTTACCTTTATAACAACTACAGGTGTCACCTGTAAATTCCCTCTTTTTCCAGTAGTCTGTCCTGAGTACGCCATGTCTTTAAAACCCTTTACGGTCCTAAACTTCCACCATATTCAGCTTCACGTTAAACTGCTTTTTAGTCGCAATTAAATGCgacttttaaatgcacttttgtaagtcgctttggataacagcgtctgctaaatgacatgtaataaaagtaataataataataattatcgaGAAACGGCTCCCACTCGTTTTGCTAAGTTTACGTGTAAACGTTAGCAATTAGCTTGTAATGACACCGAGGGAACTGTGGGTGGCGGCAACGCAACATGGCGGATGTCAGCTACTGTACGGTTTgcgaagaagacgaagaagaagacgtAGAAGCTCTCGCGCTTCCTTATTTACGGAGGTGATTTTTCCTCATCTTTCATATTTGTATGAAAGATGTTTTTCGAGGTTTCTTCTCCACCCTGTGCAGTTAAATCATTAACTAGACGACTACTTCTCTTGCCTGCTTGTATATTTATGTCAATGCAAAGTTACCAGCTGTGTGTGAAAGTTAGTATtcagaagtctttttttttttaattatgaatgtgatgttttcacattttgtgaaaaTATAGTGCAATATGAAGTAACCTAAGCACAAATGCAAGTAAGGTGTTGAAGactaaagatgattaaaaatgCTGACTCATATTCCATCATCACTCAGGGCTCTGTTTGACTATGACAAGACCGCAGACTGCGGCTTCCTCAGTCAAGCACTGGGCTTCAGGTTTGGGGATGTGCTGCACGTGTTGGACTGTGGAGATGAGGAATGGTGGCAGGCACGGAAAGTCAGTCCCCAGAATGAGGCTGAAGAGGTCGGCTTCATCCCCAGCAAGCACAGGTCAGACACACTGACCAACCCCAGCTTAGTTAAGCTCAAGTAGCCCTCTCTTTGTCAAAGAATATGGTTagataacaaacacattttgatttataGAAGGCTAAAGTAGCTGCTTTATCATTTTAAAGGTAGTATGTCTAATTAAATAAGCGTTGCGTAACAGCCATGATGACTCACAACCAGCTCCACCGTTTTCTCCATTATCTCCAAATTGTAATGTTATTCTTCTCCGTCCTCATGTGGACAGGGTGGAAAGAAAAGAGTGGTCTCGTGTTAACACCAAGGAGAGGGTGAGTTAATTCACCAGAGGCCTGTTCTCCTCTCAGACTGTCTTCACCTGTGTTAACCTCTGACCTTGTCTCTCTTGCAGGACCATGGTCGAGACAGCTTGAGCACAAAAGGTGAATGAGTCCATTTTAGTAGATTACAGATAATACAGATAACACACTGTCCcgtttatttgcacacacataaTGCACCTGGTTACATTCTGTACTATCTCCTTTGACATTTACCTTCAGACAGTGGTCCAAAGCAAACTTCCCCCCCAACACAGTAACACCTTCCCTGTTCATAATCACATCTGATGCATTTGCTCCCACGTGCACACGTgcagaactacaatgtcatttttttaatggtaAAAAGAAAGTTGGCTGAATGCCTCTGTGCTCCGTCTACAGGAAGAGATAAAACATTACAAAGTTATGAGACGGTCACCCAAGTGGAAGgtaaagtcaataaaaaaaagaagtgcatttttaaaattgtactTTTGACTGAGTTCCTATTTTTTTGACTGctccattttttcccccccctcctcaTTCTAAGTTCATTACGCGAGGCCCATCATCATTCTAGGTCCTGTGAAGGACAGAATAAATGACGACCTGTTGTCCGAGTTCCCTGATAAGTTTGGATCATGTGTCCCACGTAAGTAACTGCATATTTATAGTCAAGAGAGCGTATACTCTGCGTTTACACTTTTGTTCTTTGTCGGACAGACACCACACGGCCAAAGCGGGAGTATGAAGTGGATGGACGGGACTATCACTTTGTGTCATCGCGGGAACAGATGGAAAAGGACATTCAGAGTCATCGGTTCATCGAGGCGGGCCAGTACAACAGTCACCTGTATGGCACCAGTGTCCAGAGTGTCCGCGAGGTGGCTGAGCAGGTGTGAAAGTCACATGCCCTgaaataatgtcattatttttctttctttttttgtagtcAGATAAATCACTTCCACTCTGTGCTAAAtaacaacttttatttaaaaaaagccagACTCATTTGCTGCAACCTCCCTTGGATTTTTGCCTCATTAAGTGACAGTTTTGAAGTCATCATCACTAAGATAACAGTGCTTTCCCTGCATGTGTGCACGAGCAGCAGGGGAAACACTGCATCCTGGATGTATCGGCCAACGCTGTGCGCCGGCTACAAGCAGCTCAGCTTCATCCCATCGCCATCTTTGTGCGACCCAAGTCACTGGAGAATGTCCTGTAAGAAAAAGTGACACGGAATCATACGCGTATCTTTGATAAACTGTGTGATTTACATTagattgttttgtctgttgtgtccACAGAGAGATCAACACTCGGCTGACAGAGGAGCAGGCCAGGAAAGGAATGGACCGAGCCCTCAAACTAGAACAAGACTTCCTAGAGTGTTTTTCAGGTAAACATATCACAAACAAGTATATCTACACTGCATATTCACCTGTAGTGCTTTACAACATGGTTAAAAAATCCTTGACAGCTATTTCAATTGAATAGAAGTTGTTACATCTAGTCATTTTTGCAAAATCACAAAATCTAAATCATgatgatttgacttttttggaGAACGTTAACCAGCAGAATGAACTTTTTCATTTTGAGAGAAAGATTTCTGGGCCAATCTTAATCAAATATGCGTTAGGATTTGGAATATGGCAAACACAAGACGATTCACCTGTGTTTGTACGCTGACTGTTCGCTTACTCATAATTAACTTGATGCAAATCAGTGATCACGGAACGTCTTCATTTGGTGATTTAATGAACCACAGTTCAGAGATATAACTTGTTtcacattgtctttttttttccctttacttTTCATTCAAACTATTGCGGGAGAGAAACACAAGGATCAACTCCTCATTTACATACTCCTGGTATTGCCTCAGTGAGAAAATGAGCGCTTCCTTGTGGGACTCGGGGATTTTTAAAGTTTAAGAGACACATTTGGGGCAACTCACAGCAGTTGGCCGTAAAATGAACGTTAGGTTTCCTGACAAGTCCACACCAGCCTACAGTTTATGACAAATCATGAGCAGGAGCCATACATGATATTTCATGAATATGTTTGAGACTTTGTTGGAAAGTCATCGAGATttcacaaaacacttttataaacTTAAGATCAAACTGTATATTTGTTATTCATATaatcttccatctctctccgtctctcttttcctcccccTGCCCCTGAACGTTTCCTGCtatctctcttttgttttcctctttgtttcacTGCTGCCTGTGCCACATTTTTCCCTCCTCCATTCCTAACCGTTGTCCTGTCTCCCTCCCTGACGCATCCTGCTGCAGCTGTCGTGGATGGGGACAGCTTTGAAGAGGTCTATCACAAAGTAAAGACAGTGATCGAGGAGCAATCAGGGCCTTACATCTGGATCCCCACTCGAGAGaggctgtgatgctgctgcccCTGCCCGCTACCCCCCTCCAACCTCTCCTCCCCCCGCCCTCACAGCCACCGACTGACGCCACCCTTCACCCTCACAGCCAAGCTAGCCtcgcctgcctgtctgtctgtctgtctgtcctccagCAAAGTCAGTGCTTAGGCAAACACGGAGAATGACACAGAGAGACGAAcgcagaaacagagacaaacacggGAAGTGACACGGCGAAGCAAAgaatgaaaccaaaaaaaaaggagactcCGAGAcagatgtaaacacagtcaTGTAATTAGACTGAAAGACACGGAGAGAAAAGACTTCATCCGTATTCTACTTTCATGAGGCAGGACTGAGTATTGATGTTCTTTTCACATTTAGCGTTAAAATGCATCTTGGCCACAAATGGGCATTGATTGCACCCAGACGTGGGAATGCAAATGTCCTCGACACAGTTGATTTATCAATGCCAAACAACTTAGTTTGTTATATTAGGTCTTTCAAtttagtgggtttttttctgtttagatACAGTTGCAGTTTCCCAAGAGAGATTCCCAAGTGGAACCGGTTCATGAATACTTTTCTGATGCATTTTGATGCCGGTTGTGGATCTAGACTGAACTGGGTTTACCTCGGCACACAAAGACCTTAGGTGTGAGCAGGGTTTGAAAGAGAGTAGAGAATGGCCCAGCAGGGACAGAACCCGAGGTGGTATTAAGATCATGTCACCATCCCCATCTCTTGGACATCTCACACTGAACACCACCATACAGCAGTCCCTGAGATGGAGATGCCCAAAAAGACGCTGGCCCCTCTTTTTATATCagcttctgtgtttctgtcgtTCCCCTTCTGTCAGTTCTGGACAGGGAAGGGGGGGAGACTAAGAACAGGAAGGCCCAGATCCTGCTCCCTAGTCCCTCTAGACCAGGAGTCCTTTCTTGACATagagttcatgtttttgtgaatcTCTTCTTGATTCAGGGTTTGAACTCAAATGTACACGTCTGTGTCAAAGACTGGCATTTGCTCAGTCACCCACGTTGAAAATTGTGAGGCAGTATTTCAAAGCAGATCTAATAATTCTAAGGATTTAAAGACTCATATGCTGAATCTGTGCATGCTTCctcaaagacaaaggagtcaggagaagaaaacaatggaaaaatttgacttaaaaaaaaattatatatatatatatatatcatgaaAAGAAAGGTGAGTAAGTCGGGTGTGTTCTTCTTTGCCACCTCCTTATTGGCGAGGATATTTTGTTCAGCATGTCTcatgaaagaagagaagaaagagagagagagacaaggtcatgtgacatgttcATGAGAGGCCAGTCCTGACATCTAGTTCAGCCTCTGCTCtcttatccacacacacacacacacacacacacacagagtcgtAACCTCAGCTGTAACCTAGCACAGTCCACTACAGGGAGACTGGCTGTTTTGACCTGCTGGTCAGAATCCAGATGAATGTTATCTCTCTAGGCACAAACAGCAGAACTGTTAGCTCCATCGCACTGCAGCCAACTCACCGTTCACTCTTCCAAAAGGATCCCTCAGCCGCAGACGTACACACTGTTTCCATCGGCCGCAGCAAAAGCCatggcgcgtgtgtgtgtgtgcgtgcgtgtgcacatTCATGTGCGGAAACTCCCCTGTGTGGGAGGAATCcgtcttcttttcttcctctcgcCCATGTTTTGTCTGCTTCTTTCTCTCTCGTGTCCACACAAATTAAAGCTAAGTCATGTTTAATGAATAAATGGCCTATATACATAactatgaatataaatatatatatatatatatgtatatcttttTTATGAAAATTTCTAACGGGACTAGGTCTGTAACCATCAACATCTGCAAACAATATTCCACTCATTTCTTTGGGTAATATTGCTGTTTGGTTGTTGCATTTACTCACGCTCCCATTTTAGTGCTAAATGACATAACGGCATCGTTCCGGTCGGTGTAAAGCAGACCTCGCTCTAAAGCTTTGAACGGACGTTTTTGGACACgttcttgtgtgtgttgacGACGAACTGAGACACATGTAcaatgcagctgtgtgtgtgtgcgtgcgcgtgtgtgtgtgtgtgtgtgtgttgctgcttgCGTGTGCGGGTGACAAGAAGGTGTGCGATAACCTAAAATATACTATGTGAGATGATCTATCCTTGAtggcagtgtttcccaaacatggggacccactttttaaaaagtcaacTGGTGCATAATGTAGTGCCTCATGACTGTAAAAGCAAAATGTCATTTCCATttggtaaacaaataaacaaaacagatgtttgcacatgatattttgacataaacacataaaaattgGGACCCAAAAAAAGAATCTCACGCGACCCAcatgtgggtcccgacccagtctttgggaatcactgctttACAATGTATAATACAGGAACACATGGTTCGTGCGTTtatgtgcgtgtatgtgtgtgtatgtgtgcgcgcAAGGGCGAGAAAGTGAAGACATAGTGCAATATTGCTGTGATGTTATGCAATGAAGATGGTTTATACATGTGTCTAAGATTAAAAAGAAGAGTATTTATAAAGTTTGCACTGATGGCATTATATGCCACAGGCTTCTGCAGGAAAAGAATTGTGATGGGAAACAATGGGACTGCGAGGTTTTACgagcatgtgtttgtatttacttATAATTTCTCCTGAATTATAAGAGTGAAGGTGGAAGTGtcgtttggagaaaaaaaaacacacacacacgttcacatttagcattttgtttattttggctCGGTTGCTTCTCTCGGCTCAGGCTGCGACGAAATGACGAGTTTCTACTctgttattgtttgtgatttattatttattcagaaCTGTCACTGGTTCCATCTCAAGTctgtatatttttgtattttctttcttttcttttctttttccacactgaaGGAGCTTTTGGGTCTTGGCGAGAAATGCTGTAAATATAATGGAGTTGTTGGAGTGCTGCGCGGCTTCAGATTTAGCCGCGCAGCACTGCTGAGTCGATGCAAGTCTAGAACCCATCCGAGCCACAGCCCAGTTTAACtgctcaaacaaacacacacacacacacacacacacacacttacatttaCACACCGAAGGaatcacagaaacaacacatgGCAACACAACCATGAATATGTTTTACAATTTCTTTATTTGAGGGTTCAATGTATTTCTTAATATCTCTCAGCCATCCGTATCATAGTGTGATATTCCTTATAAAATATACGAATTTTTACAGAAAAGACTGATTACAAACTTACAACAAAGTCAACTGATgcagaaaaatatatttaacGATGACAATatcaagcaaaataaaatgttccagTTCAGTGAAAGCGCTTGTTGTAAATTagctataaaataataaaaattaatttaaaaaatgctttctGAAAATGGACTCGgtggtcttgtttttgtttgtggtgatgaatttgtgtcttattgtttACAGCAGCAAGAAAACATCACTACGTCCAGGGGAGGGCACTCATTCTCTTCTATCTTCAGATGTTTTCTGTGCACAAGTCCCTCTCGGCCTCTCGGCTGCATTTGCACCGACTTTCTCTGGCTTTTATTTGCTGGTCGACTCCCTCGCTGCTCTCCCTCTCACCAGGGGAACTATgttctcttaaaaaaaacaaaaaaaacatccttatatctgtgaggacattttgttctTGTAAGGACATTTTAGCTGGTCCTCATAAAtctaaagggcttttttgggggttaggttaagggttatggttttattctgcatttatttgtgatggttaaatttTAAGGGActatggttagggtaagggactagggttaggataagggactatggttagggtaagggactagGGTTAGGATAAGGACTATGGTTAGGTTAGGGATAAGGGCGGACTATGGTTAGGTAAGGACTATGCTTAGGATAGGGACTAGGGTTAGGATAAGGGACTAAGGGACTGTTAGGATAAGGGACGGGGTTAGGATAAGGGACTATGCTTAGGATAAGGGACTAGGGTTAGGATAAGGGACTAGGGTTAGGATAAGGGACTAGGGAATGCATCATGTCTTTGAATACTGTGCaagattgagtgtgtgtgtgtgtgtgtgtgtgtgtgtgtgtgtgtgtgtgtgtgtgtgtgtgtgtgtgtgtgtgtgtgtgtgtgcatactttTATATGTTTCCTgtttatgaccttttctgacgTTGAGTGGttctcgtggagaccaaaacctggtcctaatgatttgaattatggttaggttaaggttggggataaTGGTTTGTTTAGGAcgttcaaatgaatggatgtcaatACGGTGTCTCGAGAAGAGTAGCTGcaaaaaacctgtgtgtgtgtgtgtgtgtgcgtgtgtgtgtgtgtgatatgacaTTTGAACCCTCCAGCCTTGTTCTTGCATCCTAATTGTGACACACGTGTATCATCTGCACAATCCATTGATATGATGTAAACACAAGATTCATCCAACCACCAAACACACATGAGATGTGACTCTCTGTTTAAAGTCCAGACATCTGCATCTAATTTCAGTCTCCTTGTGCCGTGTGTTTATGCTTTTCTCATATCATTATTGTGCAGAATGTGAAGTCTGTTTGACTAAGAAACGCACAAAGGCAAAGtcacattttgtttccatttttaaaccgtttttatttgtcatttggaTTCAATTAAATTGCATTAAGACACTATTGAGTAATACTCAACAGGACTTAACCCGTTAGATCTGGTTTTCCAAGCATTACAAAAGATAACACTAGATCTTTCCACTATTTGAGAGATCTTTGTCAATTTTTTAACCTGAACTGTTTTCTGATCCgatccaaaataaataaaaaagtaaagttaTCGCCTATAGTTTGCCCTGAAATTCATCTACATGTTATTGAATGatttcacacacaggtgagaacaCTACTCTGCTACACCCTATAAATCATGTAgggtaaaaacattatatttcattattttctcactttctcactAAAACTATTTAAGGAAGGGaggacagaggaagaaagaaatgcaacattacagaaaaactGTCATAAAACACCATGATCAACAACACACTTCAGAGCTAAAAGAATGTGAAGGGAGTGCAAATATTAATCTATTACTATAATTCTTTGCCACTTATCTTGTTCAAGGTCAGCGTGAGCCGATGGTATTTCATGCCGagaatgtaaaacataaatcagCCGGTTGATTGACGGCTGGTCTCTGCTGTGTTCCAGCTGAAAGTGATATAAAGGatcagagggaggaaggagaacGTCCATCATGGGTCATAAACAGGATTTCAACCTGCAGACTGGTAATGCCTTGCAGCCATCAGGTTCCTCCCATCCACATTTTGTGTTATCCTCCTCTGAGCCATTAACCAAAAGTCTGTACCATACACCGACACTTGCGATGCTTCTTCTCAtaagcaggaggaggagtgcaCGGTTTGATCCCAGAGCAAGAGGAAATTTGCCAGTGTCAGAAATAGAAGCTCATATTCCCTCTTGATGAAGTTACTGAGTCACTGGATAAACTCTCTGTGAAAGTGAGTCACGTGTCTCACAGAGACAGTCCGTGTCAAACTGTCCTAATTATTGGGAGCAATGAGATTCATTGAAATGAATGGTGCTTACAATATTATTTTACACCAAATGAAGACATTAGGAAAGCAGCAGACGTGAACGCAGTCATTATTTAGTCTCATTCAGTCCTGGTGATGGAGATATGCCTCCGTGAGCTGCAGTGACAGGGAATTCACTTCTGGGGCCTTCTGGCTTTACTAGCacatagtataatatagtacctcctcaatgtgggcggagtcatcacagcacagccACAGGAAACTGCTGAGACATTGTTTtctacgcgacacacacaaactagtgacgagtgACTTGCAAAGCAGGCGGGTCAGACTATACATTGGGAGGAGAAAAGTGATTTATTGGTACGTGTACGTCTGCTGCATCTCTCTGTAAGCTGGAGCATGttaaatcagtttcctgttgacattTACGTCACAGAAGACGGACGGTGAGACTAAGCGTTGTTCAtacaggagtaatcagactatgactcactgcattatccaggtatgttagtccgattaagactagtttgattttagtcggactaacgtgtttacttgacgttaagaaaaccaaatgattgtcttagtcaTACTAAAGTCAGACTTGAGTGACatattttacatcatgactGATGGAGGAAAGGTGGAAGCACCACTTAGCTCTAGTAATGCACGACGGCTGCATAAAACTGGAATATGGCTGAAAACTCCAGAATTCCACAGGAGAAGATAAACGTTCACAACTGGAAGCTTTAAGAGCTGAGGCACGTTTCCAGGAAATagtttaatgtgacattttaaaaatgtctttccaCTGCTTGAGCAATAAGACGGGTGTGTTAGTCAGTATCCCGCTACATGGATTTCATTATTTGGCGAAGATAATCCTGCAGATCCAGAATGATTACACGGCAGGCGTCTTTCTATCCTGGAGTTCCCCCTTGGACAAAAAAGGACGTAGTTAGTGTTAGACTTCACCGAGACGT
This genomic stretch from Solea senegalensis isolate Sse05_10M linkage group LG13, IFAPA_SoseM_1, whole genome shotgun sequence harbors:
- the LOC122779610 gene encoding disks large homolog 4 isoform X3 gives rise to the protein MSLALRNLKCLSPVMCQCKVICSNRTLSLMFGCKKYRYQDEETPPLEHSPAHLAPGKSAEMLHMSDKNLAAMEAIHGYTPHTHISPVKGNTPPVVVNTDTLDGSPYVNGTEGEIEYEEITLERGNSGLGFSIAGGTDNPHVGDDPSIFITKIIPGGAAAQDGRLSVNDCILFVNEVDVREVTHSQAVEALKEAGAIVRLYVLRRKPAAEKVTEIKLIKGPKGLGFSIAGGVGNQHIPGDNSIYVTKIIEGGAAHKDGRLQIGDKILAVNNVCLEDVMHEDAVGALKNTAEVVYLRVAKPNNLFLTNSYNPPDLTSTYSHMDTELSHPNYLGSDYPQALTPTSPSRFSPVLHGMMGDDDIPRWANIWEPRRVLIHRGSTGLGFNIVGGEDGEGIFISFILAGGPADLSGELHKGDQILSVNGVDLRMATHEQAAAALKNAGQTVTIIAQYRPDEYSRFEAKIHDLREQLMNSSMGSGTTTLRSNPKRGFYIRALFDYDKTADCGFLSQALGFRFGDVLHVLDCGDEEWWQARKVSPQNEAEEVGFIPSKHRVERKEWSRVNTKERDHGRDSLSTKGRDKTLQSYETVTQVEVHYARPIIILGPVKDRINDDLLSEFPDKFGSCVPHTTRPKREYEVDGRDYHFVSSREQMEKDIQSHRFIEAGQYNSHLYGTSVQSVREVAEQQGKHCILDVSANAVRRLQAAQLHPIAIFVRPKSLENVLEINTRLTEEQARKGMDRALKLEQDFLECFSAVVDGDSFEEVYHKVKTVIEEQSGPYIWIPTRERL
- the LOC122779610 gene encoding disks large homolog 4 isoform X2; this encodes MSLALRNLKCLSPVMCQCKVICSNRTLSLMFGCKKYRYQDEETPPLEHSPAHLAPGKSAEMLHMSDKNLAAMEAIHGYTPHTHISPVKPVLMSTGHTPMYTSAVSTLGNTPPVVVNTDTLDGSPYVNGTEGEIEYEEITLERGNSGLGFSIAGGTDNPHVGDDPSIFITKIIPGGAAAQDGRLSVNDCILFVNEVDVREVTHSQAVEALKEAGAIVRLYVLRRKPAAEKVTEIKLIKGPKGLGFSIAGGVGNQHIPGDNSIYVTKIIEGGAAHKDGRLQIGDKILAVNNVCLEDVMHEDAVGALKNTAEVVYLRVAKPNNLFLTNSYNPPDLTSTYSHMDTELSHPNYLGSDYPQALTPTSPSRFSPVLHGMMGDDDIPREPRRVLIHRGSTGLGFNIVGGEDGEGIFISFILAGGPADLSGELHKGDQILSVNGVDLRMATHEQAAAALKNAGQTVTIIAQYRPDEYSRFEAKIHDLREQLMNSSMGSGTTTLRSNPKRGFYIRALFDYDKTADCGFLSQALGFRFGDVLHVLDCGDEEWWQARKVSPQNEAEEVGFIPSKHRVERKEWSRVNTKERDHGRDSLSTKGRDKTLQSYETVTQVEVHYARPIIILGPVKDRINDDLLSEFPDKFGSCVPHTTRPKREYEVDGRDYHFVSSREQMEKDIQSHRFIEAGQYNSHLYGTSVQSVREVAEQQGKHCILDVSANAVRRLQAAQLHPIAIFVRPKSLENVLEINTRLTEEQARKGMDRALKLEQDFLECFSAVVDGDSFEEVYHKVKTVIEEQSGPYIWIPTRERL
- the LOC122779610 gene encoding disks large homolog 4 isoform X1 produces the protein MSLALRNLKCLSPVMCQCKVICSNRTLSLMFGCKKYRYQDEETPPLEHSPAHLAPGKSAEMLHMSDKNLAAMEAIHGYTPHTHISPVKPVLMSTGHTPMYTSAVSTLGNTPPVVVNTDTLDGSPYVNGTEGEIEYEEITLERGNSGLGFSIAGGTDNPHVGDDPSIFITKIIPGGAAAQDGRLSVNDCILFVNEVDVREVTHSQAVEALKEAGAIVRLYVLRRKPAAEKVTEIKLIKGPKGLGFSIAGGVGNQHIPGDNSIYVTKIIEGGAAHKDGRLQIGDKILAVNNVCLEDVMHEDAVGALKNTAEVVYLRVAKPNNLFLTNSYNPPDLTSTYSHMDTELSHPNYLGSDYPQALTPTSPSRFSPVLHGMMGDDDIPRWANIWEPRRVLIHRGSTGLGFNIVGGEDGEGIFISFILAGGPADLSGELHKGDQILSVNGVDLRMATHEQAAAALKNAGQTVTIIAQYRPDEYSRFEAKIHDLREQLMNSSMGSGTTTLRSNPKRGFYIRALFDYDKTADCGFLSQALGFRFGDVLHVLDCGDEEWWQARKVSPQNEAEEVGFIPSKHRVERKEWSRVNTKERDHGRDSLSTKGRDKTLQSYETVTQVEVHYARPIIILGPVKDRINDDLLSEFPDKFGSCVPHTTRPKREYEVDGRDYHFVSSREQMEKDIQSHRFIEAGQYNSHLYGTSVQSVREVAEQQGKHCILDVSANAVRRLQAAQLHPIAIFVRPKSLENVLEINTRLTEEQARKGMDRALKLEQDFLECFSAVVDGDSFEEVYHKVKTVIEEQSGPYIWIPTRERL
- the LOC122779610 gene encoding disks large homolog 4 isoform X5; the protein is MSLALRNLKCLSPVMCQCKVICSNRTLSLMFGCKKYRYQDEETPPLEHSPAHLAPGKSAEMLHMSDKNLAAMEAIHGYTPHTHISPVKGNTPPVVVNTDTLDGSPYVNGTEGEIEYEEITLERGNSGLGFSIAGGTDNPHVGDDPSIFITKIIPGGAAAQDGRLSVNDCILFVNEVDVREVTHSQAVEALKEAGAIVRLYVLRRKPAAEKVTEIKLIKGPKGLGFSIAGGVGNQHIPGDNSIYVTKIIEGGAAHKDGRLQIGDKILAVNNVCLEDVMHEDAVGALKNTAEVVYLRVAKPNNLFLTNSYNPPDLTSTYSHMDTELSHPNYLGSDYPQALTPTSPSRFSPVLHGMMGDDDIPREPRRVLIHRGSTGLGFNIVGGEDGEGIFISFILAGGPADLSGELHKGDQILSVNGVDLRMATHEQAAAALKNAGQTVTIIAQYRPDEYSRFEAKIHDLREQLMNSSMGSGTTTLRSNPKRGFYIRALFDYDKTADCGFLSQALGFRFGDVLHVLDCGDEEWWQARKVSPQNEAEEVGFIPSKHRVERKEWSRVNTKERDHGRDSLSTKGRDKTLQSYETVTQVEVHYARPIIILGPVKDRINDDLLSEFPDKFGSCVPHTTRPKREYEVDGRDYHFVSSREQMEKDIQSHRFIEAGQYNSHLYGTSVQSVREVAEQQGKHCILDVSANAVRRLQAAQLHPIAIFVRPKSLENVLEINTRLTEEQARKGMDRALKLEQDFLECFSAVVDGDSFEEVYHKVKTVIEEQSGPYIWIPTRERL